The Maylandia zebra isolate NMK-2024a linkage group LG7, Mzebra_GT3a, whole genome shotgun sequence genome contains a region encoding:
- the nucb2b gene encoding nucleobindin-2b — protein sequence MVRSKALARCGLVLLSLWLCIQSVPISVDKTKEKAKEEELGPPESADTGLHYDRYLREVIEYLEKDPHFREKLKNANMDDIKQGKLSKELNFVQHNFRTKLDELKREEMNRLRMLIKAKHDIKEGNGQTVDHQALLKQFEHLNHKNPHTFEVDDLDRLIKSATNDLENFDKDRHDEFKQYEMMKEHERRQRLKNLNEEDRKKEEEHYEEMKKKHASHPKVNHPGSEDQLKEVWQEADGLDPEDFDPKTFFKMHDSNGDGFFDESELEALFTKELEKVYNPENEEDDMVEMEEERLRMREHVMNEVDTNKDRLVSLSEFMAATKKEEFYEKDEWETLDQNPLYTEEELREFEQQLANEENDINKKSAELQKEREELERKQEELDAQKLGLKQAMEEMERVKSQSLNADVKQPAAPLTAGEHAPVVPGNSQPPPPGHQQQDVPVPGHS from the exons ATGGTGAGGAGTAAAGCCTTGGCCCGCTGTGGCCTTGTTCTGCTCAGTTTGTGGCTGTGTATCCAGTCAGTGCCTATCAGTGTGGACAAGACCAAAGAAAAGGCTAAAGAGGAGGAACTGGGTCCACCCGAGAGTGCT GACACTGGGTTGCACTACGACCGCTACCTCAGGGAGGTCATTGAGTATCTTGAGAAGGACCCCCACTTTAGAGAAAAGCTCAAAAATGCCAATATGGATGACATCAAG CAAGGCAAACTTTCCAAAGAGCTGAACTTTGTTCAGCACAATTTTCGGACCAAGCTGGATGAGCTAAAGAGGGAGGAGATGAACAGGCTGCGAATGCTCATAAAAGCTAAACACGACATCAAGGAAGGAAATG GCCAAACAGTGGACCACCAGGCCCTGCTGAAACAGTTTGAGCACCTGAACCACAAGAATCCACACACTTTCGAGGTGGATGACCTGGACCGTCTCATCAAATCG GCGACTAATGACCTGGAGAACTTTGACAAGGACCGCCATGATGAGTTCAAGCAATACGAGATGATGAAAGAGCATGAGCGACGGCAACGCCTGAAGAACTTGAATGAGGAGGATCGCAAGAAGGAAGAGGAACACTACGAggaaatgaagaagaaacacgCCAGCCACCCTAAAGTCAACCACCCT GGCAGTGAGGACCAGCTAAAAGAGGTGTGGCAGGAGGCAGATGGTTTAGATCCAGAAGATTTTGATCCAAAAACTTTCTTCAAAATGCACG ACAGCAACGGAGACGGCTTCTTTGATGAGAGTGAGCTTGAAGCTCTCTTTACTAAAGAG CTGGAGAAGGTTTACAACCCAGAAAATGAAGAGGATGACATGGTtgagatggaggaagagagACTGCGAATGAGAGAGCATGTTATGAACGAG GTGGACACCAATAAAGACAGGCTTGTATCACTGAGCGAATTCATGGCAGCCACAAAGAAGGAAGAGTTCTATGAAAAAGACGAATGGGAG ACTTTAGATCAGAACCCATTGTACACCGAAGAGGAGCTGAGAGAGTTTGAACAACAACTGGCCAATGAGGAGAATGACATCAACAAGAAGTCGGCTGAgctgcagaaagagagagaggaacttgaaagaaaacaggaagaacTTGATGCTCAGAAGCTGGGGCTGAAACAG GCAATGGAAGAAATGGAAAGGGTTAAATCCCAAAGCTTAAATGCTGATGTAAAAC AGCCTGCAGCTCCTCTAACTGCAGGTGAACATGCACCAGTTGTACCAGGAAACAGTCAGCCACCTCCGCCTGGTCACCAGCAGCAAGATGTACCCGTGCCTGGACATTCTTAG